One segment of Carya illinoinensis cultivar Pawnee chromosome 1, C.illinoinensisPawnee_v1, whole genome shotgun sequence DNA contains the following:
- the LOC122284189 gene encoding PX domain-containing protein EREX isoform X2, with protein sequence MAVTLSGHLISILVGVTASQFLLGFSSPNQEVQILWWIQVGIQSPEGITTIRGILRRFNDFLKLFSEVKKAFPSKYLPPAPPKKMLKIKSRTLLEERRCFLEDWMEKLLSDIDVSRSAPVATFLELEAAARSSFYDENQQTPDVNFSTSGVVPLSLFHSNSDVSALAGSSFIVSDHGDDTPYEISEVGTPTIENSSRADLGLESSISEQDLIDPVDGTVKYGMFNRKFIQYSLQRFSRRRRQMGNEGNNIGRNEVYENTSNAKTLRMDGTEFFSELGDCKLDGHVRRLSTESVGSDLSSARAGEILNIGAANLFGDYLHPSEGPEAPRNMDSFVNQDSQLPRHLLVALPSDERHKLNRVLVTMHRRLATAKADLEDLIARLNQEVAVRQFLTTKVKDLEGELETTRQNCKDNMEQAVLTERERFTQMQWDMEELRGKCLELELKLKSEQDERKRAESTKIAIIQENKMLLQELDVGREQLENLKKHQEEFEVKSKADVKLLVKEVKSLRSSQLELKQELSRLMKEKLEVERSLQREKQRTDNANTANAKLLHECGILRERLRECSVNFLVEEEDKLTMDTSSPSDAIDLLTTSDNRIGLLLAEAQLLAQDVENAVAAVDETSRANGSNTRTTDDELRMMLTDVFVDNARLRKQVNSILRCALANATSERDDEDEEVPLRKTVLSKFLER encoded by the exons ATGGCCGTGACACTGTCTGGCCACTTGATTTCCATACTGGTTGGAGTTACTGCATCTCAATTCCTTCTTGGATTTTCCTCTCCAAATCAAGAGGTTCAGATCCTGTGGTG GATTCAAGTTGGTATACAATCTCCAGAAGGGATCACCACTATTCGAGGGATATTACGAAGATTTAACGATTTTTTAAAGCTTTTTTCTGAA GTCAAAAAGGCATTTCCCTCGAAATATCTGCCTCCAGCTCCTCCAAAGAAGATGTTGAAAATAAAAAGCCGAACTCTGTTGGAAGAG AGAAGGTGTTTCTTGGAGGATTGGATGGAGAAACTATTGTCAGACATTGATGTATCAAGGAGTGCTCCGGTGGCGACCTTTCTTGAGCTAGAAGCTGCTGCGAGGTCTT CATTCTATGATGAGAACCAGCAAACACCAGATGTTAATTTTTCAACCAGTGGTGTGGTTCCATTATCTCTGTTCCATTCCAACTCAGATGTTTCTGCACTTGCTGGTAGTTCATTCATTGTATCAGACCATGGTGATGATACACCTTATGAAATATCTGAGGTTGGAACACCAACGATTGAAAATTCTAGTCGTGCAGATCTTGGCTTGGAGAGTTCCATATCTGAACAAGACTTAATTGATCCAGTCGATGGGACTGTGAAGTATGGCATGTTTAACAGAAAGTTTATTCAGTATAGCCTCCAAAGATTTTCAAGGCGTAGAAGGCAGATGGGAAATGAGGGCAATAATATAGGCAGGAATGAAGTATATGAGAATACGTCTAATGCCAAAACTCTCCGCATGGACGGAACGGAGTTTTTTTCTGAACTAGGGGATTGCAAGCTGGATGGCCATGTTCGTAGACTCTCAACAGAGAGTGTTGGAAGTGACTTGAGTTCTGCAAGAGCCGGTGAAATATTGAATATAGGGGCAGCCAATTTGTTTGGTGATTACCTTCACCCTTCTGAAGGTCCTGAAGCTCCGAGAAACATGGATTCTTTTGTAAATCAAGATTCACAGCTTCCAAGGCATTTACTGGTTGCTCTTCCATCTGATGAACGCCATAAACTGAACAGGGTACTTGTTACCATGCATCGGAGACTAGCCACTGCAAAAGCTGACCTGGAGGACCTTATAGCAAGATTGAATCAAGAAGTTGCTGTTAGACAATTCCTCACAACAAAG GTCAAAGATTTGGAAGGGGAACTTGAAACTACTAGACAGAATTGTAAAGACAACATGGAGCAAGCTGTTTTGACTGAAAGGGAAAGATTTACACAAATGCAGTGGGATATGGAGGAGCTCCGTGGGAAGTGCTTGGAGTTGGAACTAAAATTGAAGTCTGAACAG GATGAAAGAAAGCGTGCAGAGTCAACAAAAATAGCAATCATTCAGGAGAACAAAATGCTGCTGCAGGAGTTAGATGTAGGTAGAGAACAGCTTGAAAACTTGAAGAAACATCAGGAAGAATTTGAGGTGAAATCAAAGGCAGATGTAAAGCTGCTCGTTAAAGAGGTCAAGTCCCTTCGAAGTTCTCAGTTAGAATTGAAGCAGGAGCTCAGCCGattaatgaaagaaaaactaGAAGTAGAG AGGAGTCTTCAAAGGGAAAAGCAAAGAACAGACAACGCAAATACTGCCAATGCAAAGTTGCTGCATGAGTGTGGAATTCTCCGTGAAAGGCTTCGGGAGTGCAGCGTTAATTTTCTGGTTGAAGAGGAAGATAAATTAACTATGGACACTTCATCACCATCTGATGCAATAGATCTGTTGACAACATCCGACAATAGAATTGGTCTCTTACTTGCAGAG GCACAGCTCCTTGCACAGGATGTAGAAAATGCAGTTGCAGCAGTGGATGAGACCAGTCGTGCAAATGGAAGTAATACAAGGACAACAGATGATGAGTTGAGGATGATGTTGACTGATGTATTCGTGGACAATGCAAGATTAAGGAAACAGGTCAATTCAATTCTCCGTTGTGCTTTAGCAAATGCTACAAGTGAGAGAGATGATGAGGACGAGGAAGTTCCTTTGAGGAAAACTGTTCTAAGCAAGTTCTTAGAACGATGA
- the LOC122284189 gene encoding PX domain-containing protein EREX isoform X3, which yields MAVTLSGHLISILVGVTASQFLLGFSSPNQEFYRIQVGIQSPEGITTIRGILRRFNDFLKLFSEVKKAFPSKYLPPAPPKKMLKIKSRTLLEERRCFLEDWMEKLLSDIDVSRSAPVATFLELEAAARSSFYDENQQTPDVNFSTSGVVPLSLFHSNSDVSALAGSSFIVSDHGDDTPYEISEVGTPTIENSSRADLGLESSISEQDLIDPVDGTVKYGMFNRKFIQYSLQRFSRRRRQMGNEGNNIGRNEVYENTSNAKTLRMDGTEFFSELGDCKLDGHVRRLSTESVGSDLSSARAGEILNIGAANLFGDYLHPSEGPEAPRNMDSFVNQDSQLPRHLLVALPSDERHKLNRVLVTMHRRLATAKADLEDLIARLNQEVAVRQFLTTKVKDLEGELETTRQNCKDNMEQAVLTERERFTQMQWDMEELRGKCLELELKLKSEQDERKRAESTKIAIIQENKMLLQELDVGREQLENLKKHQEEFEVKSKADVKLLVKEVKSLRSSQLELKQELSRLMKEKLEVERSLQREKQRTDNANTANAKLLHECGILRERLRECSVNFLVEEEDKLTMDTSSPSDAIDLLTTSDNRIGLLLAEAQLLAQDVENAVAAVDETSRANGSNTRTTDDELRMMLTDVFVDNARLRKQVNSILRCALANATSERDDEDEEVPLRKTVLSKFLER from the exons ATGGCCGTGACACTGTCTGGCCACTTGATTTCCATACTGGTTGGAGTTACTGCATCTCAATTCCTTCTTGGATTTTCCTCTCCAAATCAAGAG TTTTACAGGATTCAAGTTGGTATACAATCTCCAGAAGGGATCACCACTATTCGAGGGATATTACGAAGATTTAACGATTTTTTAAAGCTTTTTTCTGAA GTCAAAAAGGCATTTCCCTCGAAATATCTGCCTCCAGCTCCTCCAAAGAAGATGTTGAAAATAAAAAGCCGAACTCTGTTGGAAGAG AGAAGGTGTTTCTTGGAGGATTGGATGGAGAAACTATTGTCAGACATTGATGTATCAAGGAGTGCTCCGGTGGCGACCTTTCTTGAGCTAGAAGCTGCTGCGAGGTCTT CATTCTATGATGAGAACCAGCAAACACCAGATGTTAATTTTTCAACCAGTGGTGTGGTTCCATTATCTCTGTTCCATTCCAACTCAGATGTTTCTGCACTTGCTGGTAGTTCATTCATTGTATCAGACCATGGTGATGATACACCTTATGAAATATCTGAGGTTGGAACACCAACGATTGAAAATTCTAGTCGTGCAGATCTTGGCTTGGAGAGTTCCATATCTGAACAAGACTTAATTGATCCAGTCGATGGGACTGTGAAGTATGGCATGTTTAACAGAAAGTTTATTCAGTATAGCCTCCAAAGATTTTCAAGGCGTAGAAGGCAGATGGGAAATGAGGGCAATAATATAGGCAGGAATGAAGTATATGAGAATACGTCTAATGCCAAAACTCTCCGCATGGACGGAACGGAGTTTTTTTCTGAACTAGGGGATTGCAAGCTGGATGGCCATGTTCGTAGACTCTCAACAGAGAGTGTTGGAAGTGACTTGAGTTCTGCAAGAGCCGGTGAAATATTGAATATAGGGGCAGCCAATTTGTTTGGTGATTACCTTCACCCTTCTGAAGGTCCTGAAGCTCCGAGAAACATGGATTCTTTTGTAAATCAAGATTCACAGCTTCCAAGGCATTTACTGGTTGCTCTTCCATCTGATGAACGCCATAAACTGAACAGGGTACTTGTTACCATGCATCGGAGACTAGCCACTGCAAAAGCTGACCTGGAGGACCTTATAGCAAGATTGAATCAAGAAGTTGCTGTTAGACAATTCCTCACAACAAAG GTCAAAGATTTGGAAGGGGAACTTGAAACTACTAGACAGAATTGTAAAGACAACATGGAGCAAGCTGTTTTGACTGAAAGGGAAAGATTTACACAAATGCAGTGGGATATGGAGGAGCTCCGTGGGAAGTGCTTGGAGTTGGAACTAAAATTGAAGTCTGAACAG GATGAAAGAAAGCGTGCAGAGTCAACAAAAATAGCAATCATTCAGGAGAACAAAATGCTGCTGCAGGAGTTAGATGTAGGTAGAGAACAGCTTGAAAACTTGAAGAAACATCAGGAAGAATTTGAGGTGAAATCAAAGGCAGATGTAAAGCTGCTCGTTAAAGAGGTCAAGTCCCTTCGAAGTTCTCAGTTAGAATTGAAGCAGGAGCTCAGCCGattaatgaaagaaaaactaGAAGTAGAG AGGAGTCTTCAAAGGGAAAAGCAAAGAACAGACAACGCAAATACTGCCAATGCAAAGTTGCTGCATGAGTGTGGAATTCTCCGTGAAAGGCTTCGGGAGTGCAGCGTTAATTTTCTGGTTGAAGAGGAAGATAAATTAACTATGGACACTTCATCACCATCTGATGCAATAGATCTGTTGACAACATCCGACAATAGAATTGGTCTCTTACTTGCAGAG GCACAGCTCCTTGCACAGGATGTAGAAAATGCAGTTGCAGCAGTGGATGAGACCAGTCGTGCAAATGGAAGTAATACAAGGACAACAGATGATGAGTTGAGGATGATGTTGACTGATGTATTCGTGGACAATGCAAGATTAAGGAAACAGGTCAATTCAATTCTCCGTTGTGCTTTAGCAAATGCTACAAGTGAGAGAGATGATGAGGACGAGGAAGTTCCTTTGAGGAAAACTGTTCTAAGCAAGTTCTTAGAACGATGA
- the LOC122284189 gene encoding PX domain-containing protein EREX isoform X1, whose translation MDMYTHGLSPFDYDLDFSDPTFQPFSHRRSYSSSNSTTNRYDDDDDDHLDTNKGDSGNRVMPNHSPPKHRHDGQSPLPLGMDWSPPPRKWDGRDTVWPLDFHTGWSYCISIPSWIFLSKSRGSDPVVFYRIQVGIQSPEGITTIRGILRRFNDFLKLFSEVKKAFPSKYLPPAPPKKMLKIKSRTLLEERRCFLEDWMEKLLSDIDVSRSAPVATFLELEAAARSSFYDENQQTPDVNFSTSGVVPLSLFHSNSDVSALAGSSFIVSDHGDDTPYEISEVGTPTIENSSRADLGLESSISEQDLIDPVDGTVKYGMFNRKFIQYSLQRFSRRRRQMGNEGNNIGRNEVYENTSNAKTLRMDGTEFFSELGDCKLDGHVRRLSTESVGSDLSSARAGEILNIGAANLFGDYLHPSEGPEAPRNMDSFVNQDSQLPRHLLVALPSDERHKLNRVLVTMHRRLATAKADLEDLIARLNQEVAVRQFLTTKVKDLEGELETTRQNCKDNMEQAVLTERERFTQMQWDMEELRGKCLELELKLKSEQDERKRAESTKIAIIQENKMLLQELDVGREQLENLKKHQEEFEVKSKADVKLLVKEVKSLRSSQLELKQELSRLMKEKLEVERSLQREKQRTDNANTANAKLLHECGILRERLRECSVNFLVEEEDKLTMDTSSPSDAIDLLTTSDNRIGLLLAEAQLLAQDVENAVAAVDETSRANGSNTRTTDDELRMMLTDVFVDNARLRKQVNSILRCALANATSERDDEDEEVPLRKTVLSKFLER comes from the exons ATGGATATGTACACGCACGGCCTCTCCCCTTTCGACTATGACCTCGATTTCTCCGATCCTACCTTTCAACCCTTCTCTCATCGCCGGTCTTATTCCTCATCCAATTCCACGACTAACCGTtacgacgacgacgacgacgaccaTCTGGACACCAATAAGGGCGATTCGGGTAACCGCGTGATGCCCAATCACAGCCCTCCCAAGCACCGCCACGACGGCCAGTCGCCGCTTCCTTTGGGCATGGATTGGAGCCCCCCTCCTCGCAAATGG GATGGCCGTGACACTGTCTGGCCACTTGATTTCCATACTGGTTGGAGTTACTGCATCTCAATTCCTTCTTGGATTTTCCTCTCCAAATCAAGAGGTTCAGATCCTGTGGTG TTTTACAGGATTCAAGTTGGTATACAATCTCCAGAAGGGATCACCACTATTCGAGGGATATTACGAAGATTTAACGATTTTTTAAAGCTTTTTTCTGAA GTCAAAAAGGCATTTCCCTCGAAATATCTGCCTCCAGCTCCTCCAAAGAAGATGTTGAAAATAAAAAGCCGAACTCTGTTGGAAGAG AGAAGGTGTTTCTTGGAGGATTGGATGGAGAAACTATTGTCAGACATTGATGTATCAAGGAGTGCTCCGGTGGCGACCTTTCTTGAGCTAGAAGCTGCTGCGAGGTCTT CATTCTATGATGAGAACCAGCAAACACCAGATGTTAATTTTTCAACCAGTGGTGTGGTTCCATTATCTCTGTTCCATTCCAACTCAGATGTTTCTGCACTTGCTGGTAGTTCATTCATTGTATCAGACCATGGTGATGATACACCTTATGAAATATCTGAGGTTGGAACACCAACGATTGAAAATTCTAGTCGTGCAGATCTTGGCTTGGAGAGTTCCATATCTGAACAAGACTTAATTGATCCAGTCGATGGGACTGTGAAGTATGGCATGTTTAACAGAAAGTTTATTCAGTATAGCCTCCAAAGATTTTCAAGGCGTAGAAGGCAGATGGGAAATGAGGGCAATAATATAGGCAGGAATGAAGTATATGAGAATACGTCTAATGCCAAAACTCTCCGCATGGACGGAACGGAGTTTTTTTCTGAACTAGGGGATTGCAAGCTGGATGGCCATGTTCGTAGACTCTCAACAGAGAGTGTTGGAAGTGACTTGAGTTCTGCAAGAGCCGGTGAAATATTGAATATAGGGGCAGCCAATTTGTTTGGTGATTACCTTCACCCTTCTGAAGGTCCTGAAGCTCCGAGAAACATGGATTCTTTTGTAAATCAAGATTCACAGCTTCCAAGGCATTTACTGGTTGCTCTTCCATCTGATGAACGCCATAAACTGAACAGGGTACTTGTTACCATGCATCGGAGACTAGCCACTGCAAAAGCTGACCTGGAGGACCTTATAGCAAGATTGAATCAAGAAGTTGCTGTTAGACAATTCCTCACAACAAAG GTCAAAGATTTGGAAGGGGAACTTGAAACTACTAGACAGAATTGTAAAGACAACATGGAGCAAGCTGTTTTGACTGAAAGGGAAAGATTTACACAAATGCAGTGGGATATGGAGGAGCTCCGTGGGAAGTGCTTGGAGTTGGAACTAAAATTGAAGTCTGAACAG GATGAAAGAAAGCGTGCAGAGTCAACAAAAATAGCAATCATTCAGGAGAACAAAATGCTGCTGCAGGAGTTAGATGTAGGTAGAGAACAGCTTGAAAACTTGAAGAAACATCAGGAAGAATTTGAGGTGAAATCAAAGGCAGATGTAAAGCTGCTCGTTAAAGAGGTCAAGTCCCTTCGAAGTTCTCAGTTAGAATTGAAGCAGGAGCTCAGCCGattaatgaaagaaaaactaGAAGTAGAG AGGAGTCTTCAAAGGGAAAAGCAAAGAACAGACAACGCAAATACTGCCAATGCAAAGTTGCTGCATGAGTGTGGAATTCTCCGTGAAAGGCTTCGGGAGTGCAGCGTTAATTTTCTGGTTGAAGAGGAAGATAAATTAACTATGGACACTTCATCACCATCTGATGCAATAGATCTGTTGACAACATCCGACAATAGAATTGGTCTCTTACTTGCAGAG GCACAGCTCCTTGCACAGGATGTAGAAAATGCAGTTGCAGCAGTGGATGAGACCAGTCGTGCAAATGGAAGTAATACAAGGACAACAGATGATGAGTTGAGGATGATGTTGACTGATGTATTCGTGGACAATGCAAGATTAAGGAAACAGGTCAATTCAATTCTCCGTTGTGCTTTAGCAAATGCTACAAGTGAGAGAGATGATGAGGACGAGGAAGTTCCTTTGAGGAAAACTGTTCTAAGCAAGTTCTTAGAACGATGA
- the LOC122284189 gene encoding PX domain-containing protein EREX isoform X4, producing MLKIKSRTLLEERRCFLEDWMEKLLSDIDVSRSAPVATFLELEAAARSSFYDENQQTPDVNFSTSGVVPLSLFHSNSDVSALAGSSFIVSDHGDDTPYEISEVGTPTIENSSRADLGLESSISEQDLIDPVDGTVKYGMFNRKFIQYSLQRFSRRRRQMGNEGNNIGRNEVYENTSNAKTLRMDGTEFFSELGDCKLDGHVRRLSTESVGSDLSSARAGEILNIGAANLFGDYLHPSEGPEAPRNMDSFVNQDSQLPRHLLVALPSDERHKLNRVLVTMHRRLATAKADLEDLIARLNQEVAVRQFLTTKVKDLEGELETTRQNCKDNMEQAVLTERERFTQMQWDMEELRGKCLELELKLKSEQDERKRAESTKIAIIQENKMLLQELDVGREQLENLKKHQEEFEVKSKADVKLLVKEVKSLRSSQLELKQELSRLMKEKLEVERSLQREKQRTDNANTANAKLLHECGILRERLRECSVNFLVEEEDKLTMDTSSPSDAIDLLTTSDNRIGLLLAEAQLLAQDVENAVAAVDETSRANGSNTRTTDDELRMMLTDVFVDNARLRKQVNSILRCALANATSERDDEDEEVPLRKTVLSKFLER from the exons ATGTTGAAAATAAAAAGCCGAACTCTGTTGGAAGAG AGAAGGTGTTTCTTGGAGGATTGGATGGAGAAACTATTGTCAGACATTGATGTATCAAGGAGTGCTCCGGTGGCGACCTTTCTTGAGCTAGAAGCTGCTGCGAGGTCTT CATTCTATGATGAGAACCAGCAAACACCAGATGTTAATTTTTCAACCAGTGGTGTGGTTCCATTATCTCTGTTCCATTCCAACTCAGATGTTTCTGCACTTGCTGGTAGTTCATTCATTGTATCAGACCATGGTGATGATACACCTTATGAAATATCTGAGGTTGGAACACCAACGATTGAAAATTCTAGTCGTGCAGATCTTGGCTTGGAGAGTTCCATATCTGAACAAGACTTAATTGATCCAGTCGATGGGACTGTGAAGTATGGCATGTTTAACAGAAAGTTTATTCAGTATAGCCTCCAAAGATTTTCAAGGCGTAGAAGGCAGATGGGAAATGAGGGCAATAATATAGGCAGGAATGAAGTATATGAGAATACGTCTAATGCCAAAACTCTCCGCATGGACGGAACGGAGTTTTTTTCTGAACTAGGGGATTGCAAGCTGGATGGCCATGTTCGTAGACTCTCAACAGAGAGTGTTGGAAGTGACTTGAGTTCTGCAAGAGCCGGTGAAATATTGAATATAGGGGCAGCCAATTTGTTTGGTGATTACCTTCACCCTTCTGAAGGTCCTGAAGCTCCGAGAAACATGGATTCTTTTGTAAATCAAGATTCACAGCTTCCAAGGCATTTACTGGTTGCTCTTCCATCTGATGAACGCCATAAACTGAACAGGGTACTTGTTACCATGCATCGGAGACTAGCCACTGCAAAAGCTGACCTGGAGGACCTTATAGCAAGATTGAATCAAGAAGTTGCTGTTAGACAATTCCTCACAACAAAG GTCAAAGATTTGGAAGGGGAACTTGAAACTACTAGACAGAATTGTAAAGACAACATGGAGCAAGCTGTTTTGACTGAAAGGGAAAGATTTACACAAATGCAGTGGGATATGGAGGAGCTCCGTGGGAAGTGCTTGGAGTTGGAACTAAAATTGAAGTCTGAACAG GATGAAAGAAAGCGTGCAGAGTCAACAAAAATAGCAATCATTCAGGAGAACAAAATGCTGCTGCAGGAGTTAGATGTAGGTAGAGAACAGCTTGAAAACTTGAAGAAACATCAGGAAGAATTTGAGGTGAAATCAAAGGCAGATGTAAAGCTGCTCGTTAAAGAGGTCAAGTCCCTTCGAAGTTCTCAGTTAGAATTGAAGCAGGAGCTCAGCCGattaatgaaagaaaaactaGAAGTAGAG AGGAGTCTTCAAAGGGAAAAGCAAAGAACAGACAACGCAAATACTGCCAATGCAAAGTTGCTGCATGAGTGTGGAATTCTCCGTGAAAGGCTTCGGGAGTGCAGCGTTAATTTTCTGGTTGAAGAGGAAGATAAATTAACTATGGACACTTCATCACCATCTGATGCAATAGATCTGTTGACAACATCCGACAATAGAATTGGTCTCTTACTTGCAGAG GCACAGCTCCTTGCACAGGATGTAGAAAATGCAGTTGCAGCAGTGGATGAGACCAGTCGTGCAAATGGAAGTAATACAAGGACAACAGATGATGAGTTGAGGATGATGTTGACTGATGTATTCGTGGACAATGCAAGATTAAGGAAACAGGTCAATTCAATTCTCCGTTGTGCTTTAGCAAATGCTACAAGTGAGAGAGATGATGAGGACGAGGAAGTTCCTTTGAGGAAAACTGTTCTAAGCAAGTTCTTAGAACGATGA